A genome region from Desulfobacterales bacterium includes the following:
- a CDS encoding DUF1850 domain-containing protein: PPGLVVAFALIGWHVPGGLELAVKPVKGGPPLLVVPLQPGERFTLHYHHSVENAPIWEEHSLDAEGRIFIEEERYLKFGAGMGRMPGVGRMVRRGDYEVIEDMHMPTGDFILRVGSPGVDHTVIWRGREKNLSAVAPHVAVQFAARPVSWLYSLWRRIWPHPATPR, from the coding sequence CCCCCCGGCCTGGTCGTTGCCTTTGCATTGATTGGCTGGCATGTGCCCGGAGGCCTGGAATTAGCCGTTAAACCGGTCAAAGGCGGGCCACCGCTGCTGGTGGTACCGCTGCAGCCAGGCGAGCGCTTTACCCTACACTATCATCATTCGGTGGAAAACGCCCCGATCTGGGAAGAACACAGCCTGGATGCCGAGGGGCGTATTTTCATTGAAGAGGAGCGTTATTTGAAATTCGGCGCCGGCATGGGACGCATGCCCGGTGTGGGCCGCATGGTTAGGCGCGGCGACTATGAGGTCATCGAAGATATGCACATGCCCACCGGTGACTTTATCCTGCGGGTGGGCAGCCCCGGGGTGGATCACACCGTGATCTGGCGCGGTCGTGAAAAAAACCTGTCGGCAGTGGCACCGCACGTGGCGGTGCAGTTTGCAGCCCGACCGGTGAGCTGGCTGTATAGCCTGTGGCGCCGAATCTGGCCGCACCCGGCCACACCGCGGTAA